Below is a genomic region from Prolixibacteraceae bacterium.
AGCCCTTTAAGAGATAGTTTGGTGTCTCCTTCTTTGGCATCAAATACCGTTTTTTTGAAGTTGGGATGTGCTGAAGACTCTTTGGCTACAGCAAACAGTGACCCAATTTGAACACCGTCTGCTCCTAGGTTTTGTGCTGCCATCCACGCCTGTCCAGACCCGATTCCTCCTGCTGCGATAAGTGGCAAAGAGGTGGCTTTGCGAACTTGAGGGATTAAGGATAGTGTGGTGGTCTCTTCTCGACCATTATGGCCTCCTGCTTCAAATCCTTCCGCAACTATGGCATCAACACCAGCATCTTCACACTTCTTTGCAAAGAGAGAACTAGAAACTACATGGACAACCGTGATACCATGAGATTTTAATTTTGACGTCCACTTCTTTGGGCTTCCAGCAGAGGTGAAAACAATCTTCACCTCTTCATCAATAATTAGATCAATAATACGATCTAGTTCGGGGTAGAGAAGAGGAAGATTCACCCCCCATGGTTTATTCGTCGCCTTTTTCATCTTATGGATATGCTCTTGGAGCACTTCAGGATGCATTGAACCAGTGCCCAATAACCCTAGTCCACCTTGATTAGAGACTGCGGAAGCTAATTTCCATCCAGAACACCATACCATACCACCTTGGATGATAGGATATTTTATATTGAAAAGTTTACATATTGTATTCATAAATATAAGGAACTAATAATTGTTAAGTAAAAGTTAATATTGAGATTCAGTGTCTTTTTGTAAACTCACTATTAACTAGTTCAAATATACATAACAATAGAAGAGAATAAAAAGTTCTTTATGTCTGTTTTTATGTTAAAAATTGTTTGTCTGTGACAAAAATCACATGTTGGGTTTGGTTTTGTTTACAAAATTATCATATATTGCGAAAGTAATGTTAAGAATTGATGCTTTGAGTTCTTTTTAGGTATTGATCTGAAAAGAAAAATCTTACACATAATAAATCTAATAACTTTAACATCTTATTAAGTTTTCCTTAAGATATTAAACGAAGATCTAGATTCCATAAATTACATAATAAGTAAATTCAGGTTCTATTATACAAGAAAACCCAGGTTGGCAGACCTGGGCTTATAGTACAATTGAAAATATATCGGCATTTTCTAATTGTGAGTTGCAAGATAGTTTTTTCCTCACAATTCTTCAAGTGTTTTATACGCTTGTCTTATATTTCTCCGTACTATTTTTCTTCCAATAGCAATCTATTTGATATTTAAGAGGAGGTGGTATATTTTTTTACTCACCTCATAGATGTTTGATGTTAGGGAACAAATAGTAAATAAAAACAGTACCCCTCCTCTTTCTTATTTATGCTGTGATTAGTCTCTCGTCTTTATCGACGAGCTAATATATCTATCTATGTATAAATCAAATATGATACATCTATGAAACGAGTATTGTTGATGTTAGTAGTCCTTTGTACTTTAGGCCTACTTCAGTTAAGTGCACAGTCGCGAGTCCTTATAGGAGAGGTGACCTCTGCAGGAGATGGAACCACTATACCTGGTGTTTCCGTTGTAATAAAGAACACGTCTATTGGGACGGTTACAGATTTTGATGGCCGCTTTAAGATAAAGGTGCCTTTATCTGCTAAAACGTTAGTACTATCTTTTATTGGATTAGAAACAAAAGAAGTAGAGATCGGAGATAAGCTGTCCTTTAAAATCCAATTGAAATCAGAAGCCGTTGATGTTGATGAAGTGATAGTTGTGGCTTATGGTACTGCCAAGAAAGCGAGTTTTACTGGTTCTGCGGGAGTATTAACTGCAGAAAAGTTGGAAACACGTCCACTGACTAGTGTAAGTCAAGCGTTAGAAGGTTCTACGACAGGTGTTCAGGTGTCAACTGCATCAGGTCAGCCTGGTTCAGCTCCTGCGATTAGAATTCGTGGTTTTGGATCATTAAATGGTAATTCTAATCCACTGTATGTGGTGGATGGCGTTCCTTATAGCGGTACACTGTCTGATATCAATCCTGAAGATATCGCATCCATGACTATTCTTAAAGATGCGTCTTCAGCTGCTTTGTATGGTTCTCGAGCAGCTAATGGTGTTGTATTAATAAATACAAAAAAAGGGAAAAAAGGAGGTAAGACAATCGTAAATGTAAAAGCCCTTTATGGTGTGGTTTCTCGTGCTATTCCACAGTATGAAAAAGTAGGAGCAAGAGACTACTATCAATTGTCTACGGAAGCCTATAAGAATTCATTGCAATATGGGAAATCACAAGATGCTGCGACGGCTTTAAGTAATGCTGTAAATGGTATTTATGGTCAGTTGAAGTACAATCCTTTTAATGTGGCAAATGATGAGATCATGATGGACAATGGTGTTGTGAATCCAGATGCAAGAGTGGTTGCACCTAATTTGGACTGGTTTAAGCCATTGGAGCAAACAGGGAAACGTCAGAATTACTCAGCCAATATTTCTTCTAGTGGAGAGAAAGGGTCTCATTTTCTATCTGTAGGTTATTTGGATGAAGAAGGGTATATTGTTAGTACTGGTTATCAGCGATTTAATTCTCGTTTATCTTCAGAGTTTAATGTAAATGATTGGTTGAAAATTAGCAACAATGTTTCTTTTACAACAAGTAAGTCACAGTATAGTGTAGGAACAGGTAATACTAGTTATAATAACCCATTTAGTTTCGCGAGAGGAATGGGATCTATTTACCCAGTATATATGGTAGAACCAGGTACTGGTAAATATATTTTAGATCAGGATGGGAATAAGCAATATGATCTAGGTGGTGGATATGCAGAGCACAATATTAATGCTAGACCATCTGCATCGAGCCCTGGTCGTCATGTGGTTGCAGAGATGGAGTATAATAACCAAGAGGTGAAAACCAACACGATCAGTGATCGCTTTAATGTAGATATTAAGTTGATGAAAGGTTTGATATTTACTACTAATGTTGGTATTGATATTCGAAACTATAAATATCAATATTTTGAAAATACAATAGTAGGTGATGGAGCTCCATCTGGTCGTTTTGCCGATAATCGCTATATCAGTACTACTATCAATGCTAATCAGCTTTTGAAATATGAAAAAGAACTAGATTCTGGTCACTCTTTTAATGTACTGTTAGGTCATGAGAGCTATAGTTATGATTACGAACGTATTTCAACAAGTAAGAAACAGGTGATTACACAAGGAATCTATGAGATGGCTCAGTTTGTTACACCAACGAATCTTAATGGTTATACAGATAAGAAGCGTATCGAGAGTTATTTAGGTCGTTTTGAGTATGACTATAACGATCGTTACTATCTTTCAGGTTCTTATCGTTATGATGGTTCTTCTATCTTTAATAAAGAGAACCGTTGGGGAGGTTTCTACTCTGTTGGTGCATCTTGGAGAATCAAAGAGGAGAACTTTATGCAGGATGTTTCTTGGATAGATAATCTAAAACTCCGAGCTTCCATTGGTGAGGTTGGAAATGATCGATTGTATTTTGCAGGAACAACCACAACAGATTATTATGCTTATCAAGCACTTTATGGAACAAATCCCAACGGAACGAGTCCTGGTTTGATCTGGAGTAGTGTGGGTAACGAGGACCTTAAATGGGAGGTGAATACTAGTTATGATTTTGCATTAGAGTTTGGTTTGTTTGATGGATTTGTCGATGGTTCGATTGAGTATTATCGTAAGGATTCGAAGAGCCTACTTTACTCGATGCCTTTAGCTCCTTCTCAAGGTTTTATGAATCAGAATAGAAATATTGCATCATTAACCAATAGTGGAGTTGAGGTTGGATTGAACTTCAAATGGATTAAGAAGCGTAATGTAGAGTGGTCAACTGATTTCCAAATATCAACGATTAAAAACGAAATTACTGATATTCCTGATCCTGCAATTACTGGATCAAAACGCTGGGATGTAGGTAGATCTATCTATGATTTCTATACTTATGACTATTATGGTGTAAACCCAGATAATGGAGAAGCACTTTATTATAAGTATAAAGATACAGAAGATGGAGGACGTGTAAGAGAATTAGATGCAGATGGTAATCCAGTGCTTGTTTCAGATTATTCTGCTGCTGGCAAAGGATATGTTGGTGCTTCTTCAATCCCTGATTTTTATGGTTCTTTTACTTCAAATTTAAAAGTACACAATTTTACGCTTTCTGTATTGGCAACTTATTCTGTCGGTGGAAAGACTCTCGATTACAATTATGCAGGATTGATGAGTTCTCAAGATCTAGGATCTGGTATGCATGTGGATCATTTGAATGCGTGGCAAAAGCCTGGTGACATTACTGACATTCCTCGTTTGCAAGTTGATAATCCAAATCTTTCTCCAACATCATCACGTTGGTTGACCGACGCTTCTTATTTAGCATTAAAGAATATAACATTGAGTTATACATTCAATAAGTCTCTACTTAAATCTACAGGGCTGAATAAAGTTCGTATTTATGCTACAGGAGAGAACCTTTTCTTATGGTCTAAGCGTACGGGTATGGATCCTCAAGAGTCATTTGCAGGAACTACAAGTAACACGTTTATTCCTTCTAGAGTCATGTCTATTGGACTAGACGTATCATTTTAATGTTGAATAGATATAAAATTGAATAAGATGAAAAAGCTTATATATATATTCTTAGTTGCATTTACCTTCGCTTGTAGTGAGGATTTCCTAGAGGTCACTCCTACTGATTCGGTTGGTAAAGCAGATGTAATAAGTTCTCCTGCAAATATGAGAACCGCACTTAATGGGGTGCATCGTTTGATGTATCAACAATCTCCGATTGAGAAAGCTTCTAATAGAGCTGGAGAGGGGTATATTATGCCATTGTTAGAGTTTGGTGCTAGCGATATGTTACACTCTTCTGGAGGTAATGGGTGGTTTAGATCTCGGTTGAAGTGGTTGACACATATTAACCCTGATTTTACTGATGCCAGATATCCTTGGATCCACTATTATCATTTGGTAGCCAACGTGAACAATATCATCAATGCAGGTGAGGCAATGACTAAGACTGATGATTTAAAAAATGTGTTAGGGCAGGCATATGCTTATCGTGCCTATTCATATTTTAGGTTGGTACAGTTGTATGCTAATAGTTATACTTGGGGTAACCCTTCATCAGATCCTGGTTTACCAATTGTGTTAGAGACTAAAGCTCCATATCTAGGAACCAAGAGAGAGACTGTGGAGAAAGTATATGAATTGATAACTTCGGATATCGAGAAGTCTGTGTCTCTATTAAATGAAGCTCCAGATTCGGGCGATTTGTCTAATATCTCACTTTCTGTAGCACAAGGAATAGCTGCTCGTGTATATTTGACCAAAGGAAATTGGACGAAAGCAGCGGAGTATGCAAAATTTGCAGAGGCTGGACATTCCCTGATGACAGAATCTGATTATTTGAAAGGTTTTAATAGTTACACACTTCCAGAGATGATGTGGTCAGGACATATCGTAAGTGACCAAACGACCTATTATTATGCTTGGTTCTATTATATTGGAACAAATTTTAATGGAACACAGAATAGAACGAATCCGAAAATAATTAACCGTGAGCTTTTTACAGAGATATCTGATACAGATTTTCGTAAAAAGCAATGGTTAGAAGATGCACCAGATAGCTATAAAGGAGCATTAAAGGATCCAAATTATGCTCCATTAATCCCTGATGATGCTACGGATGAGGAGAAAAAAGTATTAGAGGATGCTGCTAAAGCATCTTTTGAAGCAGATAGGAAAGTCATTATGACGAAATATGGTATTACAAGTCGACATTACACGACACCTTATATGTCGGTGAAATTCTTAAATAAGAATCCGGGTTCAATTGACTCAGATGATGTAATGTATATGAGAGTCTCGGAAATGTATTTGATCGAAGCGGAAGCACTATGTCGTGGTGGTCAAGATGATGCTGCAGCTACTGCGCTGTATAATTTAGTCTCTTCAAGAGATGCAGCTTATGTGAAAAGTACCAAAACAGGAGATGCTTTGTTGCAAGAAATTCTTGTTCAAAGACGTATAGAACTATGGGGTGAAGGACATCGATGGTTAGATATGTTAAGAAATGATGAGGCTTTAGATCTTGAAGGATCAGGTGCAAGTTCAACGCTATATTCTGATGGATATAAGCAAGATAAACCATCAACTAACTCTAAGTGGTTATTTAAAATACCAAGTGAGGAAGTAAATGCAAATCCTAATATTAACGATGCGGACCAGAACTAATAAAGTGTAATATTGTAAATAGTCATAAATTTTATACTATAAGGGGTTACTTCATAGGAGGTAACCCTTTTTGTTGTTTGTAATCATTATAAACTATTATGATTTGAACTGTATTACTAGGTAGGTTCTGATGATTTATTTCGGAGCATATACTTCTTGAATTGCTTCTCTGTCTTTTGTGATTGAAAAGCTCATTAAATCTACTGTCTCGGAGACGAGTCTAAGTTTAAGTTGTGTTTATTTTAGTGCTCATATACAGTGGTTTAATGTGTTGTGGTGACCTTTGTGTAGTGTAAGTGAATGATAAGTTAATTAAGTATTGTTTGTTATAATAAACTAATAAGTAATGTTTGAGATTGATAGTATAGTGCTGTGTCTTGATTATAATTCATAATAAAATGAGTCGAAGTTAAAACAGATATACTACTTGTTTTGTTTAGTAATGATTGTTAATTTTGAGATCTGCAATATTAATAAAAGTCTATGTATGTTTAAAGTCAGCTAAAAGTGTGAATTTTTATGGCTAACTTGGCATTAGAATTTTAATTAATAAGTAAAGTTATTTATAACTAAGTACATCATTCTATTTAGTTTATGTTATTATATTTGCTTGATACTTATGTTTAAGTGATTAAAAATGAGTGATATATATATGGTGTCACGTATCGTAAGATATCATAAATTACGTCATTGGAAGTACTTATCATTTATTGTTGTAAGTAGATATAGATTTTGGTAATATAAGAAACCCAGGTTGGCGGACCTGGGTTAAAGAGAGAAGTAGTAAGAATAAAACTTCCCGTGTCTTAGTATATTATACGGTAATTTACAACTAATATATTCTTCTACAAAATTTTCAATTCGAAAATTTATTCTCTTGGTATTACACATTGCATATGTCTAATG
It encodes:
- a CDS encoding RagB/SusD family nutrient uptake outer membrane protein; translated protein: MKKLIYIFLVAFTFACSEDFLEVTPTDSVGKADVISSPANMRTALNGVHRLMYQQSPIEKASNRAGEGYIMPLLEFGASDMLHSSGGNGWFRSRLKWLTHINPDFTDARYPWIHYYHLVANVNNIINAGEAMTKTDDLKNVLGQAYAYRAYSYFRLVQLYANSYTWGNPSSDPGLPIVLETKAPYLGTKRETVEKVYELITSDIEKSVSLLNEAPDSGDLSNISLSVAQGIAARVYLTKGNWTKAAEYAKFAEAGHSLMTESDYLKGFNSYTLPEMMWSGHIVSDQTTYYYAWFYYIGTNFNGTQNRTNPKIINRELFTEISDTDFRKKQWLEDAPDSYKGALKDPNYAPLIPDDATDEEKKVLEDAAKASFEADRKVIMTKYGITSRHYTTPYMSVKFLNKNPGSIDSDDVMYMRVSEMYLIEAEALCRGGQDDAAATALYNLVSSRDAAYVKSTKTGDALLQEILVQRRIELWGEGHRWLDMLRNDEALDLEGSGASSTLYSDGYKQDKPSTNSKWLFKIPSEEVNANPNINDADQN
- a CDS encoding TonB-dependent receptor, coding for MKRVLLMLVVLCTLGLLQLSAQSRVLIGEVTSAGDGTTIPGVSVVIKNTSIGTVTDFDGRFKIKVPLSAKTLVLSFIGLETKEVEIGDKLSFKIQLKSEAVDVDEVIVVAYGTAKKASFTGSAGVLTAEKLETRPLTSVSQALEGSTTGVQVSTASGQPGSAPAIRIRGFGSLNGNSNPLYVVDGVPYSGTLSDINPEDIASMTILKDASSAALYGSRAANGVVLINTKKGKKGGKTIVNVKALYGVVSRAIPQYEKVGARDYYQLSTEAYKNSLQYGKSQDAATALSNAVNGIYGQLKYNPFNVANDEIMMDNGVVNPDARVVAPNLDWFKPLEQTGKRQNYSANISSSGEKGSHFLSVGYLDEEGYIVSTGYQRFNSRLSSEFNVNDWLKISNNVSFTTSKSQYSVGTGNTSYNNPFSFARGMGSIYPVYMVEPGTGKYILDQDGNKQYDLGGGYAEHNINARPSASSPGRHVVAEMEYNNQEVKTNTISDRFNVDIKLMKGLIFTTNVGIDIRNYKYQYFENTIVGDGAPSGRFADNRYISTTINANQLLKYEKELDSGHSFNVLLGHESYSYDYERISTSKKQVITQGIYEMAQFVTPTNLNGYTDKKRIESYLGRFEYDYNDRYYLSGSYRYDGSSIFNKENRWGGFYSVGASWRIKEENFMQDVSWIDNLKLRASIGEVGNDRLYFAGTTTTDYYAYQALYGTNPNGTSPGLIWSSVGNEDLKWEVNTSYDFALEFGLFDGFVDGSIEYYRKDSKSLLYSMPLAPSQGFMNQNRNIASLTNSGVEVGLNFKWIKKRNVEWSTDFQISTIKNEITDIPDPAITGSKRWDVGRSIYDFYTYDYYGVNPDNGEALYYKYKDTEDGGRVRELDADGNPVLVSDYSAAGKGYVGASSIPDFYGSFTSNLKVHNFTLSVLATYSVGGKTLDYNYAGLMSSQDLGSGMHVDHLNAWQKPGDITDIPRLQVDNPNLSPTSSRWLTDASYLALKNITLSYTFNKSLLKSTGLNKVRIYATGENLFLWSKRTGMDPQESFAGTTSNTFIPSRVMSIGLDVSF
- a CDS encoding nitronate monooxygenase → MNTICKLFNIKYPIIQGGMVWCSGWKLASAVSNQGGLGLLGTGSMHPEVLQEHIHKMKKATNKPWGVNLPLLYPELDRIIDLIIDEEVKIVFTSAGSPKKWTSKLKSHGITVVHVVSSSLFAKKCEDAGVDAIVAEGFEAGGHNGREETTTLSLIPQVRKATSLPLIAAGGIGSGQAWMAAQNLGADGVQIGSLFAVAKESSAHPNFKKTVFDAKEGDTKLSLKGLAPVRLLNNEFFQTIYKMEQGGASSEELKETLGKGRAKKGMFLGELDEGELEIGQVSAMIQEERTVQQIFEALMSDYLMVKEEITNSSKYQF